The Algoriphagus sp. TR-M9 genome has a window encoding:
- a CDS encoding gliding motility-associated C-terminal domain-containing protein gives MKLKITLGLFLFFLLAGITEVWATHIRAGEIIAERVNVQTLEYEITVVGYTDTRSSVIFGPGIINFGDGRETELQTESDFKLVEDLGNLIEKNTYVIRHVFQGPGTYTIRFQEFNRNDRTLNMDNSVDTPFYVETTITIDPFYGVNNSPVLTIPPVDNGAVNVRYIHNPGAYDPDGDSLAYEMDIPKQAFERPVNNYRSPADDEFSFSQEDGSTPAFLTLDPVTGDLVWDAPGTAGQFNVAFRIKEYRKINGEWELIGWVVRDMQIIIENSNNRRPELILPPDLCVEAGTLIEEVIQGQDPDGDPIKIEVFGEPVEITTSPGSYSPEAEYQPTPGIVNFNWQTVCNHVRAREYEVRVRITDQPSSGPALVDIKTWRIKVVGPPPVFNEIEQMPGRSVELNWDPYVCGNSASEMQVWRRINSDPYEPDSCETGIRAGYELIGTTDLQTFDFLDENGGAGLAPGNTYCYRLVAAFPEPRLGESIVSQEICVTIDVDVPIITNVSIEETDTEDGEIFIKWTPPYDIDQVQFPGPYTYELLRSTGFTGNSDQVSLGVTSDTLFTDTGLNTDALVYNYDVVLLDRNTKIDTSSKASSVWLEPTIINEAIELNWDFTVPWNNSISQYKHEVYRNRTDADAADEDNFVLIAEVDVTQDGFTFLDDGSFNGVPLEKEVSYCYYVITKGAYNVDGLEYPLENKSQIVCAKPDDNRLPCPPVLTFEGPMCEEYLAGMPCNTNSFEHELSWTPDFSGECDDELSGYKLYYTSDGEEGQFELIAELSSLELSTTITDLTTYRGCYYITAIDRSGNESEPSNIVCVENCPNYNLPNAFTPNGDGTNDTFMAFDNPFAQCPRFVTGVEIFIVNRWGVEVFSYNSLESAENDVYIRWDGRDKNGNELPAGTYYYSGSVSFDVLDPAQQQESLKGTIQILK, from the coding sequence ATGAAGCTTAAAATAACCCTTGGACTTTTTTTATTTTTCCTACTGGCTGGAATAACTGAGGTCTGGGCGACGCACATTCGAGCTGGGGAAATCATAGCAGAGCGAGTCAATGTACAGACGCTTGAATACGAGATTACTGTAGTAGGATATACAGACACCCGATCCAGTGTCATCTTTGGCCCTGGTATAATCAATTTTGGCGACGGTAGGGAAACAGAACTGCAAACCGAAAGTGATTTTAAATTAGTCGAAGATTTGGGTAACCTTATTGAGAAAAACACCTATGTTATCCGTCATGTATTTCAGGGCCCAGGAACTTATACCATACGTTTCCAAGAATTCAACAGAAATGACAGGACGCTGAATATGGACAATTCAGTGGATACTCCCTTTTATGTAGAAACCACGATCACCATTGACCCTTTTTATGGGGTGAACAACTCCCCTGTTTTGACTATCCCTCCTGTGGACAATGGAGCCGTAAATGTACGCTACATCCATAATCCTGGTGCATACGATCCAGATGGCGACAGCTTGGCCTATGAAATGGATATACCCAAGCAGGCTTTTGAGCGTCCGGTAAATAACTATAGAAGTCCAGCTGATGATGAATTTAGCTTTAGCCAGGAAGATGGCAGTACGCCTGCCTTTTTGACCTTAGACCCAGTCACCGGAGATCTGGTGTGGGATGCGCCCGGGACTGCCGGACAGTTTAATGTGGCCTTTCGGATCAAAGAATACCGGAAAATCAATGGGGAATGGGAGCTAATCGGCTGGGTGGTCCGTGATATGCAGATCATCATTGAAAACTCAAATAATAGACGCCCAGAACTCATTCTGCCGCCAGATCTCTGTGTGGAAGCCGGTACACTGATAGAAGAGGTGATCCAAGGACAGGACCCGGATGGAGATCCTATTAAAATAGAGGTATTTGGTGAGCCTGTAGAGATCACCACCTCCCCGGGCAGCTATTCTCCGGAAGCTGAATATCAGCCAACACCGGGAATTGTAAACTTTAACTGGCAGACTGTATGTAACCATGTGAGAGCAAGGGAATACGAGGTGAGAGTGCGTATAACAGATCAGCCTAGCTCTGGTCCTGCACTGGTGGACATCAAAACCTGGAGAATCAAAGTAGTCGGCCCTCCACCGGTCTTTAATGAGATCGAGCAAATGCCGGGTAGGTCCGTAGAATTAAACTGGGATCCTTATGTCTGCGGCAATTCGGCAAGTGAAATGCAGGTATGGAGAAGAATCAATTCTGATCCCTACGAGCCCGACAGCTGCGAGACTGGAATACGGGCAGGATATGAACTCATTGGCACCACAGATTTGCAAACCTTCGACTTCTTGGACGAAAATGGAGGAGCGGGCCTAGCGCCAGGCAATACCTATTGCTATAGATTGGTAGCGGCATTCCCAGAGCCAAGGCTTGGTGAAAGCATAGTATCTCAGGAAATCTGTGTGACCATAGATGTAGACGTGCCTATCATCACCAATGTGAGCATAGAAGAAACCGATACAGAAGATGGTGAAATTTTCATCAAGTGGACGCCTCCATACGATATAGATCAGGTACAATTCCCCGGACCATATACCTATGAACTTTTGCGAAGCACAGGGTTTACTGGTAATTCCGATCAAGTTTCTTTGGGAGTCACTTCAGATACACTTTTCACAGACACCGGATTGAATACTGATGCATTGGTGTACAATTACGATGTGGTTCTACTCGACAGAAACACTAAAATTGACACTTCCTCCAAGGCATCCTCGGTGTGGCTGGAGCCAACCATTATCAATGAAGCTATTGAACTGAACTGGGATTTCACCGTGCCTTGGAACAACTCCATTTCCCAATACAAGCATGAGGTTTACAGAAACAGAACAGATGCCGACGCTGCCGATGAGGACAATTTCGTCTTAATAGCAGAGGTAGATGTTACCCAAGATGGATTCACCTTTTTGGATGATGGTTCCTTCAATGGGGTTCCTTTAGAAAAAGAAGTAAGCTACTGCTACTATGTAATCACCAAAGGCGCTTACAATGTGGATGGTTTGGAGTATCCTTTGGAAAACAAATCCCAGATCGTCTGTGCGAAACCAGATGACAACAGATTGCCATGTCCACCTGTATTGACTTTTGAGGGGCCAATGTGCGAGGAATACTTGGCAGGAATGCCTTGTAACACGAACTCTTTTGAGCATGAGCTCAGCTGGACACCTGATTTCTCAGGTGAATGTGATGATGAATTGAGCGGGTATAAATTATACTATACATCAGATGGTGAAGAAGGCCAATTTGAACTGATCGCAGAGCTTTCTTCTCTGGAACTATCGACTACTATCACTGACCTGACCACTTACAGAGGCTGCTATTACATCACAGCTATAGACCGATCGGGCAATGAAAGTGAGCCAAGTAACATCGTCTGTGTAGAAAACTGCCCGAACTATAACCTGCCAAATGCCTTCACGCCAAACGGTGACGGCACCAATGACACCTTCATGGCTTTTGACAATCCTTTTGCGCAGTGTCCTCGCTTCGTGACCGGAGTGGAAATCTTCATTGTCAACAGATGGGGAGTTGAAGTATTCAGCTATAACAGCTTGGAATCCGCAGAAAATGACGTGTACATCCGCTGGGACGGAAGGGACAAAAATGGCAATGAACTACCTGCGGGCACCTACTATTATTCGGGTTCGGTTTCTTTTGACGTCCTGGATCCAGCCCAGCAGCAGGAAAGCCTGAAAGGAACCATACAAATCCTGAAATGA
- the fabD gene encoding ACP S-malonyltransferase: MKAFVFPGQGAQFPGMGKALYEENPKAKELFEQANEILGFRITDIMFDGTAEELKQTNVTQPAVFLHSVILAKTTPDFAPDMVAGHSLGELSALVANGTLAFEDGLKLVYQRALAMQEACEINPSTMAAILGLADEKVEEICAGIKAEVVVPANYNCPGQLVISGSNKGIEIACEQMKAAGAKRALPLPVGGAFHSPLMEPAREKLQKAIEATEFNTPSCPVYQNVSTTAVTAVAAIKANLIAQLTAPVKWTQSVQNMVADGATEFVECGPGKVLQGLVKKIHPPAEVSGL, from the coding sequence ATGAAGGCATTTGTTTTTCCGGGCCAAGGCGCCCAGTTTCCTGGAATGGGAAAAGCACTTTACGAAGAAAACCCAAAGGCTAAGGAATTATTTGAGCAGGCCAATGAAATCCTAGGATTTAGAATCACAGACATCATGTTTGACGGCACCGCAGAGGAGCTGAAACAAACAAATGTGACCCAACCTGCAGTTTTTCTACACTCAGTCATCCTGGCCAAAACCACTCCGGATTTTGCACCGGACATGGTCGCGGGACACTCGCTTGGTGAACTTTCTGCTTTGGTAGCCAATGGAACCTTAGCTTTTGAGGATGGACTCAAGCTAGTGTATCAGCGAGCGCTAGCTATGCAGGAAGCCTGTGAAATCAACCCCTCCACCATGGCTGCAATCTTGGGACTGGCAGATGAAAAAGTAGAAGAAATCTGTGCAGGGATCAAGGCGGAAGTAGTCGTGCCGGCAAACTATAATTGCCCGGGTCAGCTGGTCATTTCCGGCTCGAACAAAGGCATAGAAATAGCCTGTGAGCAGATGAAAGCAGCTGGCGCAAAACGAGCCCTGCCACTGCCCGTAGGCGGTGCTTTTCACTCTCCGCTAATGGAGCCGGCTAGGGAGAAACTACAAAAGGCTATAGAAGCTACTGAGTTCAACACCCCAAGCTGCCCTGTATACCAAAATGTAAGCACCACAGCGGTGACAGCGGTAGCAGCCATCAAAGCAAACCTGATCGCTCAGCTCACTGCTCCGGTCAAATGGACCCAATCAGTACAAAACATGGTCGCAGACGGCGCAACTGAATTCGTAGAATGTGGTCCTGGGAAAGTACTCCAAGGCCTAGTGAAAAAAATCCACCCGCCAGCAGAAGTTTCTGGCCTATAA
- a CDS encoding helix-turn-helix domain-containing protein, with product MPIIVNLDVMMAKRKMSLNELSEKVGVTLSNLSILKTGKAKAIRFSTLEAICEVLNCQPGDILEYTAE from the coding sequence ATGCCCATAATCGTAAATTTAGATGTGATGATGGCAAAACGTAAAATGTCGCTCAATGAACTCTCCGAGAAAGTAGGGGTAACACTTTCCAATCTTTCCATCCTGAAAACAGGAAAGGCCAAAGCCATACGCTTTAGTACCCTGGAAGCCATCTGCGAAGTGCTAAACTGTCAGCCTGGAGATATCTTGGAATATACAGCCGAATAA
- a CDS encoding DUF2975 domain-containing protein — MEIKITTHHTLLMLQVLAWIIFIGLCIEAGAVIVNSIITLFINPAGVSNFWQGKEYLASLLDLDSGHFLAMVLLMCIVMILKSTMFYLIVKLFSEKTLNLQKPFSLAIRRFILNLAYLSLGIGFFSHAGFKYAEWLSSQNALASADLSALHIAGSDVWLFLALILLVIAQLVKKGVEIQTENELTI, encoded by the coding sequence ATGGAAATCAAAATCACTACCCATCATACCCTGCTGATGCTACAGGTCCTGGCATGGATCATCTTCATAGGGCTCTGCATAGAAGCCGGAGCTGTCATAGTCAATTCTATCATCACCCTTTTCATAAATCCTGCCGGCGTAAGCAATTTTTGGCAAGGAAAAGAATACTTAGCAAGTCTACTCGATCTGGATTCTGGACATTTTCTGGCGATGGTGCTCCTCATGTGTATAGTGATGATACTCAAATCCACGATGTTTTACCTGATCGTAAAGCTCTTTTCAGAAAAAACACTGAATCTGCAAAAACCCTTTAGCCTAGCTATCAGAAGATTCATTTTAAATCTCGCTTACTTGTCCTTAGGAATAGGTTTTTTCTCCCATGCTGGTTTTAAGTATGCCGAATGGCTATCCAGTCAAAATGCCTTAGCTTCGGCCGATCTGAGTGCCTTGCATATCGCCGGAAGTGACGTTTGGCTGTTCTTGGCTCTTATTCTGCTGGTCATCGCGCAGCTAGTCAAAAAAGGTGTGGAAATCCAAACTGAAAATGAATTAACCATTTAA
- a CDS encoding thiol-disulfide oxidoreductase DCC family protein: MTQAKSIIFFDGVCNLCNASIDFVIQRDPKDHFLVGALQDDFSKKILSRFDVKEDYLDSLVLLEKGEIYFKSTAALKISRKLSGLWPALYPLIFLPKALRDPIYNWIGQNRYKWFGKKNTCRLPSAEEQAKFLSAQTLPATGLRLP, from the coding sequence ATGACACAAGCAAAATCCATCATATTCTTTGATGGAGTCTGTAACCTCTGTAATGCATCCATAGATTTTGTGATCCAAAGAGATCCCAAAGATCACTTTCTGGTGGGCGCATTACAGGACGATTTCAGTAAAAAAATCCTCTCCAGATTTGATGTAAAAGAGGATTACCTCGATTCCCTGGTTTTATTAGAAAAAGGGGAAATCTACTTCAAAAGTACAGCTGCACTTAAAATCAGCAGAAAACTTTCCGGGCTTTGGCCTGCACTTTACCCTTTGATTTTTTTGCCAAAAGCCCTCCGGGACCCGATTTACAACTGGATAGGTCAAAACAGGTACAAGTGGTTTGGCAAGAAAAACACCTGTAGACTGCCTTCTGCTGAGGAGCAAGCCAAGTTTCTTTCAGCGCAAACCCTTCCTGCTACCGGCCTTAGACTCCCTTGA